The following coding sequences are from one Eucalyptus grandis isolate ANBG69807.140 chromosome 11, ASM1654582v1, whole genome shotgun sequence window:
- the LOC104425731 gene encoding BTB/POZ domain-containing protein At5g48800 — MDRGDKQQQQQQNQMSLAKSSRQRYSEWIFRDVPSDITLDVGGGTFALHKFPLVSRCGKIRKLVAEHRDSDISRIELLNLPGGADSFELAAKFCYGINFEITPLNVAQLCCVSDYLEMNEEYSKDNLGSRAEEYLETIICKNLEMSVEVLQQCENLLPLADELKIVSRCVDAIASKACAEQIASSFSRLEYSSSGRLHMSKQVKCEGDWWIDDISNLRVDLYQRVIMAMKCRGVRPESIGASLMNYAQKELTRKSSLWNLSNQQKADLLVSNTMEHEKIVVETIISLLPVEKQAVPLSFLFGLLRSAVMLDCSVACRLDLERRIGSQLDVATLDDLLIPLFRHAGDTLFDVDTVHRILVNFSQQDDSEEDELEDDASVFESEGPRSPSQSALFKVAKLVDNYLAEIAPDANLKLNKFLVIAESLPAHARTVHDGLYRAVDIYLKAHQSLSETDRKKLCKLIDFQKLSQEAGAHAAQNERLPLQSIVQVLYFEQIRLRNSLCCSYNDEDPKPMHHQSWRISSGALSAAMSPRDNYASLRRENRELKLELARLRMRLNDLEKEHVCMKRDMAKSNSRKFMSSFSKKIGKLSLFGHSSSRGSSSPSRHSHRTDSKVIERTCASTD; from the exons GACCGCGGTGacaagcagcagcagcagcagcagaatcAGATGTCGCTAGCCAAGTCTTCGAGGCAAAGATACAGTGAATG GATTTTCCGAGATGTTCCCAGCGATATCACGCTGGACGTTGGAGGGGGAACATTTGCTCTGCACAAG TTCCCTCTCGTTTCCCGCTGTGGAAAAATCCGAAAGTTAGTTGCCGAGCACAGAGACTCGGACATCTCAAGAATAGAGCTTCTAAACCTACCAGGAGGCGCTGATTCTTTCGAGTTAGCCGCGAAGTTCTGCTATGGGATCAACTTCGAGATCACCCCATTGAATGTGGCACAGCTTTGTTGTGTCTCTGACTACCTTGAAATGAACGAGGAATATTCCAAAGACAACCTTGGCTCAAGGGCCGAAGAGTATCTCGAGACAATCATCTGCAAGAATCTTGAGATGAGCGTCGAAGTGTTGCAGCAATGTGAAAACTTGCTTCCTCTAGCCGACGAGCTCAAAATAGTGAGTCGTTGCGTGGATGCTATAGCCTCAAAGGCATGCGCTGAGCAAATAGCTTCGAGCTTTTCACGGCTAGAATACAGTAGCTCTGGGAGGCTTCACATGAGCAAGCAAGTAAAATGTGAGGGCGATTGGTGGATAGATGACATCTCCAATCTCCGGGTGGATTTGTATCAACGTGTCATAATGGCGATGAAGTGTCGTGGGGTCCGTCCTGAAAGCATCGGTGCATCGCTCATGAACTATGCTCAAAAGGAGTTGACGAGAAAATCCAGCTTATGGAATTTATCTAACCAGCAGAAGGCCGATTTGTTAGTATCCAACACGATGGAGCACGAGAAAATCGTGGTTGAGACTATTATAAGCCTCTTGCCCGTTGAGAAACAAGCTGTGCCTTTAAGTTTCCTCTTCGGGCTTTTACGGAGCGCTGTGATGCTCGATTGCAGTGTCGCTTGCAGGCTTGATCTGGAGCGCAGGATCGGGTCCCAGTTAGATGTTGCCACTCTTGACGACCTTCTGATCCCATTGTTTCGGCATGCTGGCGATACTTTATTTGATGTGGACACAGTTCATAGGATCTTGGTGAACTTCTCACAGCAAGATGACagtgaagaagatgaattggAGGATGACGCCTCGGTGTTTGAATCAGAAGGTCCTCGTTCTCCCTCTCAGAGCGCTCTGTTTAAGGTCGCAAAACTAGTGGATAACTACCTAGCAGAAATTGCTCCCGACGCAAACCTCAAGCTCAACAAGTTCTTGGTCATTGCCGAGTCTTTACCAGCACATGCACGTACTGTCCATGATGGTTTATACCGAGCTGTGGACATCTATCTCAAA GCTCATCAGTCTTTGTCGGAAACAGACAGGAAAAAGCTCTGCAAACTGATCGACTTCCAGAAGCTCTCGCAAGAAGCGGGGGCTCATGCTGCACAGAACGAGCGTCTTCCTCTGCAATCTATAGTCCAGGTCCTCTACTTTGAGCAAATAAGGCTAAGGAATTCTTTATGCTGCTCCTACAACGATGAAGACCCCAAGCCGATGCACCACCAGTCATGGCGGATCAGCAGCGGAGCGCTCAGTGCTGCCATGTCTCCTCGAGACAACTACGCCTCGCTGAGGCGCGAGAATCGGGAACTGAAACTTGAGCTGGCCCGTTTGAGGATGAGACTCAATGATCTGGAAAAGGAGCATGTTTGCATGAAGAGGGACATGGCAAAATCCAATTCCCGGAAGTTCATGAGTTCGTTCTCAAAGAAAATAGGCAAGTTGAGCCTCTTTGGACACAGTTCTTCCAGAGGATCGAGCTCTCCCTCGAGGCACTCTCACAGAACAGACTCGAAGGTGATCGAGAGAACCTGTGCAAGCACAGACTAA